CATGTGAACCCCGTCCTCTACGACATGTGAACCCCGTCCCCTACGACACGTGAACCCCGTCCTCTACGACATGTGAACCCTAACCCCTACGACACGTGAACCCTGTCCTCTATGACATGTGAACCCCGTCCTCTACGACATGTGAACCCTAACCCCTACGACACGTGAACCCCGTCCCCTATGACCACGGGCGGAAATCCCGGGGGGGACACAGGACACGACCCTCCCTTCCATAAAGttgccccccccaaaaaaaaatcattgacgACACATGAACCCTGTCCTCTACGACACGTGAACCCTGTCCCCTATGACACGTGAACCCTAACCCCTACGACACGTGAACCCCGTCCTCTACGACACGTGAACCCCGTCCTCTATGACACCTATGACATGCTTGTATGTGAACCCGGTCCTTGTGTCTACGACAGGGTTCTACGACACGTGAACCCTGTCCTCTACGACACGTGAACCCTGTCCTCTACGACATGTGAACCCTAACCCCTACGACACGTGAACCCTGTCCCCTACGACACGTGAACCCTGTCCTCTACGACACGTGAACCCCGTCCCCTACGACACGTGAACCCCGTCCTCTACGACACGTGAACCCCGTCCTCTACGACACGTGAACCCCGTCCTCTACGACACGTGAACCCCGTCCTCTACGACACATGAACCCTAACCCCTGTGACACCTATGACATGCTTGTATGAATCTTCATTAGCCCTAAAGGTACCCTGGCCCACTAACAAGCCAGTGGGTTTTTAAGGGGTTAAAGTTTTAATGGCACGAAGGTCAGAGCCACTGGTGGGGATGGAGAATACATGCACTTTATCTTTTATGAATTTTGACTAGTCTCTACGAGTGATAAGTGGAGAGCGTCAGATGCAGCCTGCAGACTGggtctgagtctgagtctgagtctggGCCGGGGCGGATAACATCTGCAAAAAAGTGGACCTTGACTAGGAGGAattatgttgtgtttaatgtttcaGTGCTAGCAGTGCTAGCAGCCCTTCAGcctgttgttgtggttgtgttCTAATGAGGaacctgtttgtgtttcagtctgaaGTACACACAGCCCAGCATCGTACAGGGGTGAGTATCTTCCctcatgttgttattgtttgtcTTGACACTGTTGCCGTTTTTGTCAATTATGGGGGTGTGCGTCTTAAATCACAGTCGTACCGACGTGGTGACGGTGACGCCCTGGCTGGCTCCTGTGGTCTGGGAGGGAACCTTTAACCCAGTTCTACTCGACAGCATCTACAAATCAAAGAACATCAGCATTGCAGCCACCGTCTTTGCTGTTGGAAAGTAAGGATGACATCATAAAATGGCCTTTTTGTTCTGAGCTTTGACCTGGAAATGACACCTCTCACCTGTGGACAGGTACACCATGTTCCTCAAAGACTTCCtggagacagcagagcagcacttCTTTGTTGGTTTCAGGGTGCACATTTACGTGTTCACCGACCGGCCAAACGAGGTGCCCCAAGTCAAATTGGCCGCTGGCAGACAGGTAAGCAGACATTGTTCCCACACAGAGCCGGGGGGGTTCACCAGGTGAAGGATGAgtcaaacaaacatgtttacGCGGTCTCAGCGAGTTTTCACAGATGAGATCGGCTTCACGTGTTCTGTTGTTCTATGTTTTGATAAACGACTAACgactcctcttcctcgcccCGCACCAGCTGACGGTGCGTTCAGTGCCCAGCTCCAAGCGTTGGCAGGAGATCTCTGCTCGGAGGATGGAGCTCATCCAGACGCTGATAGAGGAGAAGCTTCGTAACCATGCTGACTACATCTTCTGTCTGGACGTGGACTCCAAGTTCCACGGCCGCTGGGGCACCGAGTCCCTGGGTGGGATGGTCGCCGTGGTGCATCCAGGTCAGTAGACAACACCATAGAGCCTGATGCTCTGCTCAGTCTGATCCGCGTTCATCCTCACAGGGCTCCCGTGGTCAACTGTCCTCCTGgttcaacattttaattcatttctctACATCGACGTGTGACGTTGTTTTGTTTACTGTTGCAAACATTTCTTCACTTCATGTCAGCGGCGGCATGGCGTTGAACCCCCCAGAACCTCGGCTGAACGCTGGAGGCCAACCGAGGGACTGTCATTAGGGCCcaagcaccaagcggtgcgaggtacaaaaaagtctcttgaagcgatgacctaaacccaacaggaagtcggccatattgcaTTTcttggcgatttacaggggtcataaatgaactAACTAGTtcgagggggttgaagcgatcgacttcaaacttggtcagctggtagaaacaatatcaacgatgaaaagttattaaaagtctctacaaaactttaacggtttgggcgtggcgaggtgtcaaacttcagtgtctcgccatgaaacagggAGTTTAGAAAAAATAGACTatacatgatccaatcagcaccaaacttgacatgtttgatgagagttccgccctgaagacgtctacatgcCAAtattcactcacagtcacagcaccactccactccactctataaggtcctatcttcaccaaatttatactgtttgatgactgtccggctctgaagacatgcacatgctaattttgaaccatagtcatagcgccacctagtggtgagaggaagtgcatgttttttttcttggacatctctctcagtaggttaaccacagccacctcaaatttggtccaaacattccaAGACATGGATgacaaagttatgaagctcttgaggtttcgtcaaacgctgtcaccgtggcaacgcctcattcgccatgaaacaggaagttagttTTGAAGGGCTaaacatgtcaccaaatttggcacacgtcaggaggcctaaaatgagtaatctgaTTTGGTTCATcggtttgggtggggcaaaatggctctacggcgccccctacaaatctttgacgaactagcccccaggctacgtttcacctacatgtGAAAAATTTGGTACGCATATGAAGCATGATGAGACCTATAAAAAAGTCTCTTGGTGCCATGACCTAAACCCAATAGGAAATTgtccattttgaattaagtgtcaaaatttcagtgatttacagtaaatgaaCACACTGGTCCGAGGGGGTTGATCCGATCCACCTCAAACTTGGTCAGCatgtagaaaagacattaaaaatgaaaatgtattaaaagtCTCGCCATGAAACAGAAAGTTATTGTAACTCCagtgtagattatccagtgtgtttcacacttctcatgttttatcagaaaagcctcaagaccttgaTGATGTTCCACGGAGACAAC
This genomic window from Pempheris klunzingeri isolate RE-2024b chromosome 17, fPemKlu1.hap1, whole genome shotgun sequence contains:
- the LOC139216512 gene encoding globoside alpha-1,3-N-acetylgalactosaminyltransferase 1-like; its protein translation is MNLFNGKTVTVILLSVLLLGVLYCYMYQSYRVVPLEQEVVRPDSSLKYTQPSIVQGRTDVVTVTPWLAPVVWEGTFNPVLLDSIYKSKNISIAATVFAVGKYTMFLKDFLETAEQHFFVGFRVHIYVFTDRPNEVPQVKLAAGRQLTVRSVPSSKRWQEISARRMELIQTLIEEKLRNHADYIFCLDVDSKFHGRWGTESLGGMVAVVHPGYYRDSRSRFPYERRPKSRAYVAHGEGDFYYCGGAFGGVLHEVHLLAKTCRSNFEADAKEGIEAAWQEESHLNRYMWINKPSKVLSPEYLWQDFKSRNPEIHIIRFSGVVKNYAEIRPNA